Proteins from a genomic interval of Bradyrhizobium sp. CCGB01:
- a CDS encoding DUF305 domain-containing protein — protein sequence MTVAAIPVRDWALSAEPSWSAIVTGIAFHQWADFSWALVFFGVLGRWTADLRPWTILLLALPWAILTSGMEWFVLVPLFPFSQPLFTLQQPYWIGFLVHASSALMYPLFVRLRWIHDAAPAWDVSFSNAWSAGALAVIAALGAIALFGARGYELPWVGRDKDMDQAYIRHMTAHHAQGIELAQLAVRRARDAHLRKLAMLMVSSQIGETRIFASWWRSWFATEMPDCSSAERAAMPGLLTTNEIQQARNAPPDGFDGLFIALMSQHHRGAVKMADQMWHSSGDPRLRVMAHAIRHEQQGEIALMQSASGAAAVGTAFRNMLRDNVN from the coding sequence ATGACCGTCGCTGCCATTCCCGTGCGCGACTGGGCGCTCAGTGCGGAGCCCTCATGGAGCGCCATCGTCACCGGCATCGCCTTCCATCAATGGGCGGATTTTTCCTGGGCCTTGGTGTTCTTCGGCGTGCTCGGGCGCTGGACGGCCGATCTGCGGCCGTGGACGATTCTGCTGCTCGCGCTGCCTTGGGCAATTCTCACATCGGGAATGGAATGGTTCGTCCTCGTGCCGTTGTTCCCGTTCTCGCAGCCGCTGTTCACCCTCCAGCAGCCTTACTGGATTGGCTTTCTCGTCCACGCTTCGTCGGCCCTGATGTATCCCCTGTTCGTCCGGTTGCGCTGGATCCACGATGCCGCGCCCGCGTGGGATGTCTCATTCTCGAATGCCTGGAGCGCCGGGGCGCTGGCCGTAATCGCGGCGCTCGGCGCAATCGCGCTTTTCGGCGCTCGCGGCTACGAACTGCCGTGGGTGGGGCGCGACAAGGACATGGACCAGGCCTATATCCGCCACATGACCGCTCATCACGCGCAGGGCATCGAGCTGGCTCAATTGGCGGTTCGGCGGGCGCGGGACGCCCATCTCCGGAAGCTCGCCATGTTGATGGTTTCGAGCCAGATCGGCGAGACCCGGATCTTCGCAAGTTGGTGGCGAAGCTGGTTCGCCACCGAGATGCCCGACTGCAGTTCCGCGGAGCGCGCGGCCATGCCCGGCCTTCTGACCACGAACGAGATCCAGCAAGCCAGGAATGCGCCGCCCGACGGATTCGATGGGCTGTTCATCGCACTGATGAGCCAACACCACCGCGGCGCGGTCAAGATGGCCGACCAGATGTGGCATAGCTCCGGTGACCCGCGCCTACGCGTGATGGCTCACGCCATTCGCCATGAGCAGCAGGGCGAAATCGCGCTGATGCAGAGCGCGAGCGGCGCTGCCGCTGTCGGCACGGCATTCCGCAACATGCTGCGTGATAATGTGAATTGA
- a CDS encoding zinc-dependent alcohol dehydrogenase: MKALVWHGKEDIRCDTVTDPEIQDPRDAIIKVTSCAICGSDLHLFHNFIPGMMPGDIMGHETMGEVVEVGSGVDGKLKKGDRIVVPFTIICGECDQCKRGNFSVCETTNRKKHLADKVFGHSTAGLFGYTHLTGGYPGGQAEYLRVPFADATHIKVPAGIPDEQLLFLSDIFPTGWQAAVQCDIVPTDTVTIWGCGPVGQMAIRSAILLGANQVIAIDCLPERLSMAEAAGATTINFENESVLERLKELTDGKGPEKCIDCVGMESHVMASLPDTILDRAKQMVMLESDRPHVLREMIYVCRPGGIISVPGVYSGFSDKLPMGAFMNKGLTMRTGQTHVNRWTDDLLHRIEEGEIDPSFVITHTVPLSKGPEMYQVFRDKRDSCVKVVLKP; encoded by the coding sequence ATGAAAGCGCTGGTCTGGCACGGCAAGGAAGACATCCGGTGCGACACCGTCACCGATCCGGAAATCCAGGATCCACGCGACGCCATCATCAAGGTGACCAGTTGCGCGATCTGCGGCTCAGACCTCCATCTCTTCCACAATTTCATTCCGGGCATGATGCCCGGCGATATCATGGGCCACGAGACCATGGGCGAAGTGGTCGAGGTCGGCTCGGGCGTTGACGGCAAGCTGAAGAAGGGCGATCGCATCGTCGTCCCCTTCACGATCATTTGCGGCGAATGCGATCAGTGCAAGCGCGGCAACTTCTCGGTCTGCGAAACCACCAATCGCAAGAAACACTTGGCAGACAAGGTGTTCGGGCATTCGACCGCCGGCCTATTCGGCTATACACATCTGACCGGTGGCTATCCCGGCGGCCAAGCCGAGTATCTGCGCGTTCCCTTTGCCGATGCCACGCACATCAAGGTGCCCGCCGGCATTCCGGACGAACAGCTGCTGTTTCTCAGCGACATCTTTCCGACCGGCTGGCAAGCTGCCGTGCAATGCGACATCGTGCCGACCGACACTGTCACGATCTGGGGCTGCGGCCCTGTCGGGCAGATGGCGATCCGCAGCGCCATCCTGCTTGGCGCCAACCAGGTGATTGCGATCGACTGCCTGCCCGAGCGGCTCAGCATGGCGGAAGCCGCCGGCGCGACTACGATCAATTTCGAGAACGAGAGCGTGTTGGAACGGCTCAAGGAATTGACCGACGGCAAGGGCCCCGAAAAATGCATTGATTGCGTCGGCATGGAATCGCACGTGATGGCGTCGCTGCCCGACACCATCCTGGACCGCGCCAAGCAAATGGTCATGCTCGAAAGCGACCGGCCCCATGTGTTGCGCGAGATGATTTATGTCTGCCGGCCCGGAGGCATCATCTCGGTGCCGGGCGTCTACAGTGGCTTCTCCGACAAGCTGCCGATGGGGGCTTTCATGAACAAGGGACTGACGATGCGGACCGGGCAAACCCACGTCAACCGCTGGACGGACGATCTGCTCCACCGCATCGAGGAAGGCGAGATCGATCCCTCCTTCGTCATCACCCACACGGTCCCGCTTAGCAAGGGACCCGAGATGTACCAGGTGTTCCGCGACAAGCGGGATTCCTGTGTCAAGGTCGTGCTGAAGCCCTGA
- a CDS encoding Hsp20 family protein produces the protein MRTTFDFAPLWRSTIGFDHLAGLVDSALRQTSEDSYPPYNIERFGEDHYRITLAVAGFGADDITATAEQNALIIEGRKPEKPAGEFLFQGIAARPFRRVFNLADYVQVKEAAFRDGLLIIDLVREVPEAMKPRRIQIAGATASPRIEQKKAA, from the coding sequence ATGAGGACCACCTTCGACTTCGCGCCGCTGTGGCGCTCCACCATCGGCTTCGACCATCTGGCCGGCCTCGTCGACAGCGCCCTGCGCCAGACCAGCGAGGACAGCTACCCGCCCTATAACATCGAGCGCTTCGGCGAGGACCACTACCGGATCACGCTGGCGGTAGCTGGCTTCGGCGCCGACGACATTACCGCGACCGCCGAGCAGAACGCGCTCATCATCGAGGGCCGCAAGCCCGAGAAGCCCGCGGGCGAGTTCCTGTTCCAGGGCATCGCCGCGCGCCCCTTCCGCCGCGTCTTCAACCTGGCCGATTACGTCCAGGTGAAGGAAGCCGCCTTCCGCGACGGCCTGCTGATCATCGATCTGGTCCGCGAGGTGCCCGAAGCGATGAAGCCGCGCCGAATCCAGATCGCCGGTGCGACCGCCTCGCCCCGGATCGAGCAGAAGAAGGCCGCCTGA
- a CDS encoding DUF2188 domain-containing protein, translating to MGLAAYDIVGRDGAWHVEHDGSIRNTYQTKEAAFEAAVAAASLAMRQGHSVRVTEPESANSIGARNSG from the coding sequence ATGGGACTTGCAGCTTACGACATCGTCGGCAGGGACGGCGCCTGGCACGTCGAACATGACGGCTCGATCCGGAATACCTATCAGACCAAGGAGGCTGCATTTGAGGCGGCCGTTGCGGCAGCATCGCTTGCGATGCGACAGGGGCATTCCGTTCGCGTGACCGAGCCTGAGAGCGCCAATTCGATCGGCGCCAGAAATTCCGGTTAG